The sequence TTACTGTTCTAGAATTGTACTAGTTTTTTCCTCACCTCTGTAAGTTTGTCTACCCACCTCTGAGACTTTCCACATAATGATGTGCGTATCTCATTACCATGGTTATGGATTTCCACCTGCCTAATCTCTGGACTGTGTAAATATCAACACCATTTCTTACCAATCGTGTTGCAAATACAGAGACAGAGGAAGGATAAGGGTGCAAGGGTTCAGTTTACAGCTGTCAGGGTACAGGAGAAAAGGAAATAGAAAATAGAATTTATGGGGTCGTAATAGTTAAGTGTTCCCGTCCAAATTCTGATTGTATTGTATCCATTGCCAAATGAAAGCTGTAGAGATTTTTACACGAAAACGGGCATTTTCCCGAATTATTGTGAAAATTAGAGAAGGGATAATGAGGTATGTCCTTTTACGATTACCGAATTACTGTCGTAGAAACAAGAGTACACACATGTGCGCATACCCCCATCAATCACTTTTCCCAAATTGTGATCGTACTTTTTTGCATAAAGATGTATTTTCAGGTTTTCCGACACTGTCCAGTTTTGTAGATTCCATAGCGCTCCTCGGACTGGCAGGTCTCATAGAAGGAGCCGCCCTCTCACACAATATCAGGGAGCAGAGGAGAAGGGAATAAAAAATATTCCTTAGAGTTATTAGGGCTTTTGTGCTCAAGGTAGGTGTCAATAAACTCTTTTATATAGAGGTATTTGTTGGAGTTAGACCGGAAACGCCACTGAATAATTTGGTATGGGCTTTTTCGGCCACTTTTTGTGCGAGTGCTTTGGTTATCACAATATGTGCTTTTGAAATGCCTCTTGCCCTTGATATTGATGTCATAGTACCAAAATTTATTGCTCTTCCTGAGCTTCAGCATTATTACTCACTTTCACCACGGTTCACAAAGAAAACAAGTAACAGATGAGACAATTCTGTTACAGTGCATTTTTCATATATTGACGCAGGAAGTCATAACACTTTATTTACCAATGGTGCCGAAGGGGGGACTCGAACCCCCATGGACGTGAATCCACTAGAACCTGAATCTAGCGCGTCTGCCAATTCCGCCACTTCGGCCAGAAAGGGATTCTAAAGAAATTGCATAGTCAAGTCAAAGGAATTTTTCAAAATTGTCTAAAATTGCCCTTGCATTAATGTTTTCAATATGTTATGGTAATTTGCCGCGTATTAGTTGCTTATAGGAGGTACCTTCTTATTAAGTTTGAGAATAGTGTAATCATGTATATACTTGCAGTGGCAAATACACTATAAGGTATTTCTAAATGAATAGTTAATGAATGGCGCTGTTGCGGGAAAATCTGACAGCGCATTGTTTGGGAGAAACAGTTTGGAGTTGGTTTATTACTTCATTTCGGTGCGTTATTAGTCTTGGTGTTGCTTAGAAAGAGCGGAATTGTGGCTCTGTTGAGTTTTTGGTAAGCGTGATATTTGGGCGATAGATGGAATTTATAGCAAAAAACAGAAAAGCACACTTTGAATATGAAATATTGGAGAAGATCGAGGCTGGTATCGTGCTTATGGGTACCGAGGTTAAATCTGTTCGCAATAAAGACGTAAGTATCAATGAAAGCTTTGCGCAAATCGATAATGGTGAAGCGTTTATCTATGAAATGCATATTGGACCGTACAAGCAGGGAAACAGGCAGAATCATGAATCTAAAAGAGTCAAAAAACTCCTTTTGCATAGAAGGGAGATTGACAAGATAGCAGGAAAGGTCAAACAAAAAGGATATACACTTGTTCCTTTGTCAGTTTATTTGAAAGATGGTTTAGTAAAAATAATGATTGCTCTTGTTCGAGGAAAAACGAAATATGACAAACGCGATAATATTAAAAAGCGAACCGTTGAAAGGGAAATTCAGCGGGCTATCAGATAAATAAGTAACGTATTCGTAGCTGTTTAATAAAAAGGAGAAATATGCCTGCTGCAAGGATACTGATTATAGAGGATGAACGGCAGACAGTCGATAGTTTAAGGGATTTGTTTGAGCAACATGGTTTCGAAACCGAAGTAGCGCTCAATAGGCATGTAGCTTTGAGCATACTCCAGGAAAGATCAATGGATATTGCTATTGTCAGTACAATGATACAGGATGTTTCTGGTCTTGAAATATTAGAAGAAATAAAAAAACAGTGTGCAGACCTGCCCGTCATTATGATCAGTGATCAAAAGTCAAAACGTCTTGAAATTTCTTCTCTTAAGGCAGGTGCAAGTGTTTTTCTTGTTAAACCATTAGATAACTCTTTTGTATTGCGTACCATTGAAAAGTTGTTTGAAGCACGATACGCTGCTGTTGTTACGAATAAAAGAGGTGCACGCCCCAAACCGAAGAAATAATTTTTACTCACTGCGGCAAAATATGAATTCTTTCTGGTATACGCTAAAAAAATATTTTCCTCTTTGTATCTTTCCTGTTGTTTGTTTGTTTTTCATTTTCTTTCTGAATGCAGCTTATGCGGATCGTGCTAGTCTTAACAAACAGCTTCAGCATATTTTGACAAACCCTTGCCTGAATGGTGTATCATGTGGAATACATATTGTATCTACCAGGAATAATTCAACCCTGTTTCAGTTTCGAAACGATGACCTGTTTCGTGTGGCATCTAATATGAAACTCCTTACCACTGCCGCCGCATTGGAATATCTTGGACCTGATTTTCTCTACAAAACAAGTGTTGAAATCAATGGTGAAAAAACGGTAAATGGTGTACTTGAAGGAAACATTATTATACGGGGGAGTGGAGACCCGAATCTCTCCGGCAGGTTTCATAATGGAAATATTTTGGCGGTTCCGGAATCCTGGTTAAAGGTTATTCAAGACATGGACATACGTGCGGTTACGGGGGAGATCATAGCGGATGATCGTGTATTTGATCGTGTATATGTAAACCCGAACTGGCCAAAGAACCAGTTGTCCAGATGGTATTGCGCACCAAGTAGTGGGTTGTCATTTAATGATAATTGTGTCGACATAACAATCCTGAGTGGCAAACAGCCTGATAAGACTGTAAACGTATTCATAGAGCCGAAAACATCCTATTTTACTATTCACAATAATTGTGTATATACGCTTCATAAAAAAGAACATGCCTATTCTCTTTTTAGAAAAACTGGAACAAATGAAATCTCTATCAAGGGAAAATTCTGGGTTAATGCCTCTTCCCAAAAGAATTGGGTAACGGTGCATAATCCATCTCTTTACCTGGCGACTGTTTTTAAGGAAACGCTTGAGGAGGGCGGTATTGCCGTGTCAGGAGATGTTCGCCTTATCAAGGATGAGGATTTGGTGGACAATTCGTTCACGAACAGGAAAAAGATAGCACAGACAACTTCTTCTATGGCACAAACCGTTACCGTAACGAATAAACGCAGTCAAAATTTTTATGCGGAACAAATACTGAAAACCTTGGGCAGGCATGTAAAAGGTAGGGGGTGTTTGGAGGCAGGAATAGAGGTGATGTCTGATTTTATGAGAAAGCTCGGCGTTCCTTCCGAGGAATATTGTATTGAAGATGGATCAGGTTTATCAATGGGTAATACACTTTCTCCTAAAATGTTAACGACCCTTCTTTCGTATATGAGTACGCATGTACATAAGAAATATTTTTTTGATTCATTGCCCGTTTCAGGGGTTGATGGAGGACTGCGACGGAGAATAATCGGGCCGCGGTATAAAAATAAAGTGCATGCAAAAACGGGATATATTGCTAAAACATCAGCTCTTTCAGGTTATATCGAAACTATGAATGGGGATTTGCTTGTTTTTTCAGTTATCACGAACAATATAAAGAATTTAAGTGCTGTGAGAATGATAGAGGATTCTATTTGCAAGGCCATTATTGATCATTATAATTAGTTACGATGAGTGAACATATTAAAAAAATCTACTTTTGTTATGCAGGGGTGTATGATGCCTTATTTGGAAAAATATTTGAACAGGGAAGACGCACGGCATTTAATCTCATGGATGTAAAACCCGGAGAAACGGTACTCGAAGTTGGGGTGGGTACGGGACTATCTTTGTCTCTTTATCCGAATGAGGTTCAAGTGACAGGAATAGATATCAGCGAGGAAATGTTAAATAAAGCCAAAGAAAAAAAAGAACACCATCAACTTTCTCATGTTAATTTATGTGCTATGGATGCCTCTGCGCTGGCATTTGCGGATAGATCTTTTGACAAGGTTGTTGCTTCTCATGTAATCACGGTAGTGCCCGATCCGTTGAAAACGTTACATGAAATTAGGAGAGTGTGTAAAAATGATGGTAGTATTTTTATATTAAATTACACGGGAAGTGGTAATCCGATTATATCCTGTTTCGAAAAATTGATTTCTCCTATAAGGAATATGTTGGGTCTGGGAAAGCATTTTAATATGGATGAATTGCTGAAAAAAGCCATGCTTCGGCCGGAAACCGAACAGCACGTTAATTTTATGAATATGTGCAGGGTGGTAAAGTGTAGAAACATTTACCCAACGGACAGATGAACAAATGTCTGAAGGCCGAAGCAGGTGAACAAGCGGTTAATTGCCTGTCCGGTTTTTAATCTCCAAAAAACTATATATGGATGACTCGCGTAGCCGGCAACTACCGCAATAGCCATAAATAAAAAGGCAGCACGAAAAATATTTTTTACATTTCCCGTGCTGCTTTTATTTTTGATCATGAAAAAAACTTATTGTAAAGGGTTCTTTATCATTTTTGTGTCAAAAATGTGGGATGTTTTTCCCAGGCGGTATTCACCATATATTTTTATGACTACCTCTTCTACCATGCTGTTTGCGTTGACATTTTCCGGTTCTCCTTCGATAAGTATGATTTCGTATGCCAGACACCAGTCTTTTATGTCTTTATCCGGATCAACAAAGAGGCTTCCATAATGATTTGTGCGATCTGTGATTTCCTCTGTGAGAAATACTAATCTGATATTATCGTGGTTCACCAAACGTTCCCGGAAAACCTTTTTACACTGGTAAGCAGGTTTAAATTCGGGAATATATTCACTAACCCTTCCAAGAGGAACAGGGGTGTCCAAAAATTTTATTAGCTGTTCCTTTGCCCGATATACGGTCTTACCATGCACGAATTCTTCGCCGTAAAATATCCTGCATTCTAACTTACTCCCATTCCTGTTGATAAAATATAAATCGTGAAGAGGAACATTGTAGTAAAAAGTAGATTTAAGCCAATCTACCATATCCGGTTTTACTATTTGAAATCTGTGCGTTGGTAATTCTTCACAATAGATATAGTCCGGTGCTCCTAATTTTTCATTCACTTCCGCTTTCGTTGATAAAATGAGACTCTCTTTTAAGACTTCCTGCGCAAACAATTGAGCAGCGAGGGAAAAACCGATACTTAATAAACCAGAAAAAAACAAAACGGTACACCATTTACTTTTCATAATTCTTATTCCTTCCAAATATTACCTCTTTATTGTTAGAGCTATGCTTACGTTTATACAATATATCAAAATTGGTCCGGCAAAGGGATCTTTACGAGAAAATTGAATTAGGAATTATATAAATCAACGTGAAATTTGTCAATTAATAAATTCAGGGAAAGAATGGTTTGTACCTGGCTGTTTTGATAATTTTAAATGTTTGACAAGAATCGTATGATGTGTAAAAATAAGGCAACAATTTTGATTTTCATAACTTTTAGAAATGAAGGAACTATAAGAAATGTTTAGAAAACGCTGTCTTTTTGTGCTTTTTGTGATATTTGCAGTAAAGCCTTTATCCCTGCATGCATTTGAGACCGGAGCTCTGAGTGGCAGGGTCATTGACGGTTTTGGTGAACAGATTTCGTTTGCTGATGTAGCAATTACTTCAGGTGGTTCGATATCCAAGATTACTACCGATTCAAGTGGTAACTTTTCCGTATTTTATAGTCCTGGCGATATTAAACTTACCATTAAGAAGAAAGGATATGTTCCGGCAGAACAATTTTATATGATAGAGGAGGGTAACGACCTGAATCTTGGTGATATTGTGATATGGAGGATACCGCCAAGCGGAGGTCTTTTTGTTGTAGGACCGGACGATTATATCAAGATTAACGATGCAGAGTATTATGTTGAAAATATTAAAAAAGAAAAGCATTATTATGTGAAAGGTTCACCAACGGTAATTAAAGGGCAAGACTTACGTATTATCGATTTTCAAACTGATAATCCTTTGGTGATGGGAAAAACACTGTATCGTGTCGATTCGGGAGATTCATTGGGAAGCATTGTTTTTTATCCTTCGCAAAGGTATCTTTTTAATAAAGAGGATGATACATATGTCCGTATTGCGGATAATGTCGGTATGAGAAAGATAAGGTTGTCTCCCGGCAGGTATTTTTATTGTCTGGGACAGATTACGATACGTTCAAGGATAGGATTTGGGTTCTTTTTTGAAGTAAGGTAAATTCTTGAAATAAATAGAAAAAAATGGTTATGATTCGTTAAATTGAACAAGAAGAAGATATTCATAGATTAAGTGTTTGAATCTCCTTGTTCCTTCTTCTCTTAACATCTTGTTATTATTCCTTGTTTTGTCAATAACAGGGAAAACTGTTTTTTTAACCCATGGCAGATATATATGATTTTATTGTCGTCGGTGGTGGTCCTGCCGGGATGATGGCAGCTGGAAGGGCAGGAGAACGGGGGAAAAAAGTTGTGCTTCTTGAAAAGATGGGTCAATTGGGAAGAAAACTCCTTATATGCGCAAAGGGACGGTGCAACGTCACCAATACTGCTCCTTTACATGTGTTTATAAAGGCTTATGGAAGAGGAGGCCCTTTTCTCTTTGCCGCACTGAAAGCATTTGACAATGAAGCATTAAGGTCGTTTCTTTTGACATATGGTGTGGAAACAATCGTGGAAAGCAAAGGCAGGGTTTACCCCGAAAGCCAGAAGGCCAGTTCCATTCTGGGGGTTTTTGAAATGTATCTCAATGACCATCAGGTAAAATTACAAACATACTGCCGCGTTTCAGGTTTAAGACTGGAAAATAATCACATTTGTGGAGTTGAAACGAATCGGGGATATATTTTAGGGCGGAATGTTTTGGTTGCGACGGGAGGTTTGAGTTATCCTGTGACAGGAAGTACGGGAGATGGTTATACCTTTGCTTCCTCTTCGGGCCATATGATAAACCCGATTTCTCCTGCTATTATAGCCTTTGAGACGGAGGAAACATGGGTCAAATCATTGCAGGGAACGCCAATGAAAAATGTAAATATC comes from Candidatus Brocadiaceae bacterium and encodes:
- the smpB gene encoding SsrA-binding protein SmpB, yielding MEFIAKNRKAHFEYEILEKIEAGIVLMGTEVKSVRNKDVSINESFAQIDNGEAFIYEMHIGPYKQGNRQNHESKRVKKLLLHRREIDKIAGKVKQKGYTLVPLSVYLKDGLVKIMIALVRGKTKYDKRDNIKKRTVEREIQRAIR
- the dacB gene encoding D-alanyl-D-alanine carboxypeptidase/D-alanyl-D-alanine-endopeptidase, which produces MNSFWYTLKKYFPLCIFPVVCLFFIFFLNAAYADRASLNKQLQHILTNPCLNGVSCGIHIVSTRNNSTLFQFRNDDLFRVASNMKLLTTAAALEYLGPDFLYKTSVEINGEKTVNGVLEGNIIIRGSGDPNLSGRFHNGNILAVPESWLKVIQDMDIRAVTGEIIADDRVFDRVYVNPNWPKNQLSRWYCAPSSGLSFNDNCVDITILSGKQPDKTVNVFIEPKTSYFTIHNNCVYTLHKKEHAYSLFRKTGTNEISIKGKFWVNASSQKNWVTVHNPSLYLATVFKETLEEGGIAVSGDVRLIKDEDLVDNSFTNRKKIAQTTSSMAQTVTVTNKRSQNFYAEQILKTLGRHVKGRGCLEAGIEVMSDFMRKLGVPSEEYCIEDGSGLSMGNTLSPKMLTTLLSYMSTHVHKKYFFDSLPVSGVDGGLRRRIIGPRYKNKVHAKTGYIAKTSALSGYIETMNGDLLVFSVITNNIKNLSAVRMIEDSICKAIIDHYN
- a CDS encoding response regulator, whose product is MPAARILIIEDERQTVDSLRDLFEQHGFETEVALNRHVALSILQERSMDIAIVSTMIQDVSGLEILEEIKKQCADLPVIMISDQKSKRLEISSLKAGASVFLVKPLDNSFVLRTIEKLFEARYAAVVTNKRGARPKPKK
- a CDS encoding carboxypeptidase-like regulatory domain-containing protein — its product is MFRKRCLFVLFVIFAVKPLSLHAFETGALSGRVIDGFGEQISFADVAITSGGSISKITTDSSGNFSVFYSPGDIKLTIKKKGYVPAEQFYMIEEGNDLNLGDIVIWRIPPSGGLFVVGPDDYIKINDAEYYVENIKKEKHYYVKGSPTVIKGQDLRIIDFQTDNPLVMGKTLYRVDSGDSLGSIVFYPSQRYLFNKEDDTYVRIADNVGMRKIRLSPGRYFYCLGQITIRSRIGFGFFFEVR
- a CDS encoding tyrosine-type recombinase/integrase → MVRNGVDIYTVQRLGRWKSITMVMRYAHHYVESLRGG
- a CDS encoding methyltransferase domain-containing protein, coding for MSEHIKKIYFCYAGVYDALFGKIFEQGRRTAFNLMDVKPGETVLEVGVGTGLSLSLYPNEVQVTGIDISEEMLNKAKEKKEHHQLSHVNLCAMDASALAFADRSFDKVVASHVITVVPDPLKTLHEIRRVCKNDGSIFILNYTGSGNPIISCFEKLISPIRNMLGLGKHFNMDELLKKAMLRPETEQHVNFMNMCRVVKCRNIYPTDR